Genomic window (Spirosoma agri):
CATGCTTACTGTTGAATCAGGGTAGGAGATTGGGACTGGTTCTTTTCTACGTTATGGATAATTTCTTCAACCAGCGCAGAAAAATCGATGGCACCGTTTGACTTCGGTTTGTAGTCGAAAATGCTTTGGCTCAGAGCCGTGCATTCCATCAGGCTGGTATTCTGACGGATCTGCGTCTTGAAAACGTTGATGTTTTTCTTCTCTAGTGCTTCCGAAATCTCCCGACCGAAAACGGTGTGCTGACTGAACTTGTTTTTCAGAACACCCAGTAACTGCACCTGAGCACCCGCATCCCGACGTAATTTCGATACGGCAATGAGCATTTCGTCCAGGCCTATGTACGCAAAGTTCTCGCCCTGCATGGGAACAATGTAATAATCGGCGGCAACGAGTGCATTCACGGTCAATGCGCCCAAGCTGGGGGGACAATCAACGATGATGTAATCGTAACTATGTCCGTGCTCGTTGAGGGCATTTCGAAGGGCAAACATGAGGATGGCATTCGCGTTGATGACGGCTTCGGCCCGTAGCATTGTGCGAGCTGACGGCAATAAATCCAGCCGAACACTGCCGTACTCATTCTCAATTTTTCCCTCAAGCAAAACCTCCTGCCATTCCATATCATCCATCAGGAGATGACCGACATGTTTCTTCACGTTCCGGAAACCGGCCCAAATGCTCAGGTTGGCTTGAGAGTCCAGATCAATCATCAATACATCTTTGCCAATCCTGGCCAGACCAGCCGCGACGTTTAACGCAACCGTAGTCTTCCCCGTACCGCCTTTGTTGTTGGCAAAGGCGAGCACTATTGGTTTTTTCGTCATAATTCGTGTCATCGTAAAACCTGGGTGGTAAAGTTACACATTCGGGTTTACTCATACAGCCAGAAAGACAAAAAGGGTGATGTGTCAAAAATTTTTGACACATCACCCTTTTTGGCAATTCGTTTCCATGTTAGACAGCAGTATGGATTACCTGTTGCGTAGGGAAACTGACAAACTAAAGAGGTGTCCAGCGTTCGTAAATCAAATCTTCAGATAAGAAAGTAGCAGTAATTCCGTGATTTGTGCCCGCTGACATCCTGGTACCAAATTAGCTCCGACGCACATTGTGTGGCTCCCGGTCTGATGCTCGCAGATAAACCCTGCGTTAAGCCAAAGCTACTCCTGTTTACGTACTGATATACCGAAATCGCTCAGATTAAATAGGTACTAAGAATACGCTGAAAGAATAATACTATAGAAATACTAGAGTAAAACTCAGGTAATGTTAAAAGGCGTCCTTTGTGCTTTTCAAATCGATTTATGAGAATTTATCCTTTCGTATTTCTTGGGCGTGAAAAATGGCTCATCCTACCCGTTGGTAATTCGATAATTGATTAATCATGAGGATATTACTCTTCATGCTGGCTTGTGTAGCTGGGGGACTTTCCAGTTCCTGGCTAGCTGTAAAAATGAGCCTAACCTCAACCATGACCCTGGATTCTCTTGGTGCCTGCCAGGGGGTAAGCTGGCAAAAAAACAAAGCTTATCTATATGGTGATCGCGAAGTGGGAGTCATTCGGACATACACGGCAGGTGAAAACAAACTAACATACACAGGGCAGGAAATCAGATTAACCCAACAGGGTAAAGACGTCATTAATCATCCAACAGGTATAGCGTATTCAGGACAGGGACCCACCTTCATTGGCAATAGCATCCGCCTGAATTCAGAAGGGACTAAATGGCGGGCGGTCATCTATTCCGTAAACTGGAACGGGCTACTCAGAACTGGTACACTGGATGGCAATCTGCTGAACACGATCGACGATGATGCCTGTATTCAGGGCACTCGTCCCGAATACGTTCGCTACCAGAACAAGTGGTATGTAGCAACAGCCGATTACGGCGAAAAGGGAAACGAAGTACGACTTTATGACCCTGAACGCTTAGCGACGGCGAAAAAGACCAATGAATCGGGCGTTGTGGTCACGAAATTTACGTGCTCACCCTGGGTTCAGAACCTGCACTGGATAGCTTCAAAAGGAGTCCTGGTGCTTGTTCAGAATCAGCTCGGAGGTCGGCGCTGGCGCTTTACATTCCTGGATCTGAACAAGTCCATTGCGTCGGGCCATCAGCACATAATCCGTGTCATCGATTTTGACAAAGCCGACGAACTGGAAGGATTTACGCTGCTTACTGAACAAACGAAGGGCCTGGCCGTAACCTCGTCGCGGACCAATAATGTGAGTTTTGTCAACCTTGACTGGTGAGTACGGTTTTTTCTTCTCTTAAATACAACCCCTATGATTATGAAACGCTACTCAATGACATTGAGTCGGTTACTGATTTGCCTGCTACTAGTGGGCAGCGTAGTACCCAGCTCGTCAGCACACGCTGCCGGGCGGGTAACCCGGTGGTTCTTGATCCATGCTGCCCGACTGACGGGCACAGTAACGGACGAACAGAACCAGCCGATTCCCGGTGTTAACATCGTCGAGAAGCAAACCCGGAAAGGCACGGTTACGGATGCGACCGGGCAGTTTACCCTCGACGTAAATCCTGGTTCAACTCTGGTGTTCTCATCCGTTGGTTTTGCTACGCAGGAACTAGTCGTCGGTTCCCAGCAGACGCTGACGGTTAGGCTCAGGGAGGATGTTAACCAGCTCAACGAAGTCGTGGCGGTTGGGTATCAGACCCTGCGAAAAAGCGACGTGACAGGGGCGATTGCCAATGTGAAAGCCCGTGAATTGAACGTTACCGCGCCAACGCTCGGGCAGGCACTGGTCGGCAAACTAGCGGGGGTGCAGGTATCGCAGACGGGTGGAGCACCTTATAACACAACCAAAATTCGCGTGCGGGGCATCGGGTCAATCAACGCCAGTTCCGACCCGTTGTACGTGATTGATGGCTTCCCGGCTGGTAATGATGTATTCATTAATCCGAACGACATCGAGAGCATCGACATCCTCAAAGACGCGGCTTCGGCGGCCATTTACGGATCGCGGGCGTCGGGTGGGGTGGTTATCATTACGACCAAACGGGGTAAAGACGGAAAAGGTAAATTCGATTATGAGTATCAGTACGGTGTCAATCAGCTGGCTAAAAAAGTAGACCTGCTGGATGCCAATGGGTTTGCTCAGCTGATGATCGATGGCCGTAACAACGCCTACCGCGACCTGGTGCAGAACAGTGGCAAAACCTGGGCCGACGCCATGTTCTCGGACGATAACGCTACCCGGATTGCCAAGGTTGGCAATGCCAGTTCGGTCAGTATCCCAACGGACATTTATGACTTCGCCAACCAGAAACTGATTACGCCCAAATACAATACCGACTGGCAGAATGCACTCTACCGCAATGCGCCCATGAGCCGCCACAATCTGACGTTTTCGGGAGGCAACAACGGTCTGCGCTACCTGATTAGTGGCAGCTACCAGAATCAGCAGGGAATCATTGTGGCTACCAGCCAGGAGCGGGTGAACTTTCGGGCCAATATTGACGGCGAAATCAGCAAGAAATTTAAAGTGGGGGCCAGCCTCTTTGTAACGTCGAATAAAAACCGCGAGGTACAGGAAGGTCGGTTCAATCAGGGACCGATTCTGGGTGCGCTGATTATGCCACCAACGTTTCGGGCCTACGATGACAACGGAAATCTGGTGAAGAATGAAGTGGCTGCTCAACAACCTGTCTATGGCTACCAGACCATCGAGAACCCGGTGGCCCTGGCCATGGAAACGAACATCAACCGCCGGGGCTTGCGGGGGACGTACAACGGTACGGCCAGCTACGAAATCATTCCCGGTCTGGTCGCCAAAGCCAATCTGGGCCTACAGACCTACAGCGAAAAGTACGAGTATTACCTGCCTACCAGCTTGAGCAATGGTAATAATCCGCCGTATTCGCCCCAGGCCATTGCAGCCGCGACCGCTACGGCTCTGACGCTGAATACCCAGAACGTACTGGCCGAATTTACGGCAACGTATACCAAGCAATTGGGTAAGCACAGCCTGAACGGATTGGTGGGGTACACGGCCCAGAAAACGAACCTCGACCAGATCAGCGTGTCGGCGCAGGGGTTTCAGAACGATGCGGTGCAGGAAATAACGGCTAAAGGAGCCGATCCAACCAACTTCTTTCAAAGCAATACGACCAGCAGCGTTGGCTTTTCCGGCACTGGCAAACAGGAAGAAACCCTGCTGTCTTATCTGGCCCGTGCCGAGTACAACTACGATGGTCGGTACTACCTGACTGCGGCTTTCCGGACCGATGGCTCGTCACGTTTCGGACCGGCTAACCGCTGGGGTAATTTCCCATCGCTTTCGGGGGGCTGGACCATCTCTAATGAACCGTTTTATACCGACTGGCTCGGCGCAGCTTCTACCCTCAAACTACGGGGCAGCTGGGGACTGACGGGGAACTACAACATTCCGCTTTACGGCTACCAGCAAACGATGGCTAGCCCAACGGGGGCTGTATTTGGCTCGGGCACGATTCAAACCGCCTTTTATTCGGGGGCGCTCAAGGACCAGAAACTGGGCTGGGAATCTACCTCGCAGTTTAACGTCGGTCTTGATGTTGGTCTGTTCAACAACCGGCTTCTGCTGATTGCCAATGGCTACCTGAGTAACTCCTATAACCTGCTGTTCAATCAACCCGTTTCGGCTATTTCGGGCGCGACGAGCATTCTGACCAACCTCAGAAATTCAAAAATCCAGAATAAAGGTATCGAGTTCCAAGCCGATGGACGGGTTCTATCGACGCAGGATGTCAAACTGAACCTGAGCGGCAACATTTCCTTCAACCGCAACAAAGTACTGAACATGGGCGGGGCCAACACGATTCTGGTAGCGGGAGCCGAGCGGTCGTACATCACCCACATCACGCAGGAAGGCCAGCCAGTCGGTATGTTCTACGGCTTCAAGGTGGTGGGTATGGTTCGGCAGAAGGACGTAGATAACATTGCCGCCGACAATGCAGTCTACAACGCAGCTACTCAGTCGTTTCCGGCGGGTTATGTGCTCAAAGGCCCCGCGCGCTCAACTGCATCGACGAATCCGCTTCGTCCCGGCGATCTGATCTTTCAGGATGTCAACGGTGATGGTGTTGTGACGGATGCCGACAAGCAGGTGATCGGTACACCTTACCCGAAGTTCACCTATGGCTTCTCGCTGAATGCCAGTTACAAAGCGTTCGACGCCAATGCGTCCTTCAACGGGTCTTACGGCAGTCAGGTACTCGACGGACAGGACTATTACGTTTACAACATGGAAGGATCTGGTAATCAGTACGCCAACGTCGTGAATCGCTATCGGTCAGAAGACCAGCCCGGTGATGGACAAGTGTATCGGGCGTCGCGGGGTGGTACGCAGAGCAACAGCACCCGACTCTCTTCTTTCTATTTGCAGAATGGCTCCTACCTCCGTTGCACCAACATTACGCTGGGCTACAACCTACCCGTGGCAAAGCTGACCAAAGCGAAGGTGAGTGCTCTTCGCCTGTATGTAAACGTGAACAACGCCTTCACGCTGACCAAGTATAAAGGCTACAATCCGGAAGTCGATTATAACAATGGCGCAAACCTTTCACCGGGTGTCGATTACGGAAAATATCCGCTGGCTCGGGGCTATAATATCGGAGCAAAACTCTCTTTTTAAGCCAGCGTATCGCCGGTCAACTGTCACAATTAGCTGTCAAAAAAACATGAAGCATATACCACTAACCCGATTTATTCCTGCGCTGCTGCTAGTGCTGCTGGGTGCGTGCCGTCAGGATTTTTTAGTTGAAAACAACCCGAACGCCATCATCACCGCCGATTATTACAAGACGGAAAACGATGTGCTGCTTGCCCTGAATGGGGTTTATCAGGCGCTACGGGACAACAGCGGAGTGGCCGAAAACAGTGGCCTCTACTCCGAAGAGCGCTCCGACAATACGGGGCGTAACGACAACCAGTCGAATGCAGGAGAGCCATTCCAGTTCAACGCGTTCGCCATTCTACCGAGCAATTCGTACCTGCAAACGCATTGGAACTCACTCTATCAAACCATTACACGGGCTAACTATGTGCTGGCGGGTTCTGAGACGGTAACCTACACCAAAGCGGAAACCAAATTGCAGTATCAGGCGGAAGCCAAGTTTATCCGGGCGCTGATCTACTTTAATCTGGTGCGGAAGTGGGGCGATGTACCCCTGGTGACAAAACCCCTCACAACAACCGAGGAAGCGGCCGCGAACACATTCCGGGAGAAAAAAGAAAAGGTGTACGAACAGATCGTGGCCGACCTGACCGACGTAATCAACAGCCCACTGCCCGATATACAGTCGGCGGCCAACAAAGGGCGCGTATCGAAAGTGGCGGGTAATGCGCTGCTGGGTCAAGTGTATCTGACGATGGCTACCACGCTCGATCAGGCAAACCGGAATGCCAATCTGGCGCAGGCCAAAACGTTTCTGACCAATGCGTACAACAAACGGACATTTGGTCAGCTGAAGGAGATTGCCTACGCCGATGTGTTTGACGTGAGTAAGAAAACGACTAATCCGGAAGCAATTTTCCAGATCGTGTACAAACAGGGTGACATCAACTATGCATCAAGCATTGCCTTCAACAACCAGGCACAGGGCGAAACGATTAACTCGCTCAGAACGACGACGGGAGTGGGCGGCAACGTCACGCCCGACTTGGTGAAGGACTACGAAGATGGGGATATTCGAAAAGATTTCTCCATCAAATACGCCAACGCGGCCGTGGTGAAAGATTATTTTATTACCAAGTACAGAGATGCCAGCTCCACCGCCGGAACGAGCGGGTACGGGGGTAATGAATGGCTTTTGATCCGCTATGCCGATGTTATACTGATGCTGGCCGAAGTGAATCTGTATCTGGGTGATGAAGCAACGGCTATAGGTTTTCTGGATCAGGTACGGGATCGGGCCAAGTTGCCCCTGTACAGCGTAGCAAAAACGAACTCGGCTTACAGTGCCAAATACCCAACGCTCAAGCTCGCCATCCTGCACGAACGACGCGTTGAACTGGCCTTCGAAAATCAGCGGTGGTTCGATCTGCTGCGGTTCTTTACACCCACCGAACTGGTCACCTACATTCGCTCAAAAAGTCAGGCCGATTTTGGTGTAGCCCAATTGACGAACTTCGGAACGAAAGACTACTACTACCCAATTCCGTTCAACGAAGTGAAACTGAACCCGACCGGTATGTATCAAAACCCAGGGTATTAATGTTCAGTCCTGGTGCTAAGTGAAACGTCAGGATTTGTCAGTCCCCACAAAGGTCGTCGCCGACTATGTGGGCTGACAAATCCTGACGTTCTTTTGACTAATGGGCTAGAGAGTGTATTGCCGTAGCCTCCTCACGGCTATCTACGCTTCGTTCTGCTGGATACGTTCAAACCCACTTATTAACTTAATCCGTAGACGAAGCCTGAATCCTAGCAAAACCCTGTATGCAGCATGAACTCCGGCGCTCCAAGACAACTTACTCGTTTATTGATCCCACTGGGAAAAAGGATAGTTCAGCAGATTGGCGTTGTAATACTTTTCGTCAGACGTTACTTCTTGATCGATCCAGTCGGGAAATGCTACCGTTTGCTGTTCATCCGCAAGTTCGACTTCTGCAACAACCAGGCCCTGGTTTTCTTCCTGAAATTCATCGACCTCCCAAACCAGCCCTTCGTAGAATACTCGGTAGCGAACCTTCCTGATAATCGGTGATTGGCAAAGATGATCAAGCATTGACTGAGCATCGGCGTAAGGAATGGGATACTCATATTCAGTCCGGTTCGCACCGACCGTTCTGCCTTTGATGGTTAGATACGCGCGGTCTTCTACCGTACGAACCCGCACGGTCCGGTCCGGGTGAGTGCTCAGATAGCCTTGCTGGTACAGTTGGCCCTCGCTCTGTTTTTTCCACTCCTCTCCCTTAACCAAAAACTTTCGTTCGATTTCGATTCCCATGATACGTGCGTCAAGTAATTTGAAGGTGGTAGTCTAGTCTACGATTTCCTGACGAGCTTCCGCCTGCCATATTTTCCAGTGCAGCCGAAACCGTCTTACAAATTCACCAGCCTTTTCGGCCAGTAACCGGTTTGCCAGGGGGTGGATTTGCGTCTGCAACTGAGTTCGTTCTTGTTGCAGTGCTTGCAGTAGTGTTTTTTTCGATTGTTCGTTACGCAGCACAAGCCGATCGGATTCTATCAACTGGGCTAACACGCCAAAATCATGGTCATCGCCTAACAGTTCACCCAGGCGACCCAGCTCATGCGCATAGGCTTTAAACAGACCGGGCCAGATCGGTTGCAACAACCGGGTATGATACCATAACGTTTTCACTTCTTTGCGTAACTCATGAAAATGGTCAATACTGGGTTCGTGGATGGCTTCTTTCAACGCCTGGCGCGCCCGCCGGTAAGTACGTTTCAGATTAGGTGCCATCAGTCGAAAGCCTGTATGGTGCCTGGAAAGACCCCTTACCCGCTGGGATGCCTGCTTAAAGGCACTGGACACCCGGTCAATCTGAGTAGCATCGTTATAAAACGCGTTGGCGGCTTGCTCCTGCTGCCCGATCAGGGCTTTTCGAAGGCTACCGAATAACTGAGCCGATAGACAAGTCGGTTGAGCCTGACGAAGCTTATCCAGGGTTTTAATCATGACAGTCGCATCCCGTAAGGAAGACAGCTGCTTGCCAATCGCTCGGTAGTGCTTGTTCGCCCGTTTGAAGTCTTTTTCGTTCAGCTCACTACGAACCAATCGAAAAAGGGCTCTTATTTTTTTTATTCGTTTTCGGATACTGTGAATTGTTTCTGGGGCTACCTGGCCCGGCTTATCCAAGGCATCAAGAGCCGCCTTTACTTCTTCGGTTAGAATTCGATTGATATTCGCGGCAATGGATTCCTGCCGTTCAAAGACATACCCCATGGTCAATCCGTTTTAGTAAGCTTTTGACGGATAACCCGACAAATGGCCACTTGGATTTAACTTTTCAGATTCGACCACGTGCTGCTTAAACCCTTCCTGCCCTTTACAAGACAAGAGGCTTCCCGATTTAGCTACCTTATGCTAAAAATGATGAGCTAGGTAATTGGCAAATAAAACGTTCGCGCTACTTTACTAGCCCCAATGCAAGTTGGGTTATTTATATTGACGTAAAGCCGTGTCTAGCTTGGATACGGCTTTTTTGTTCCACCCCGGCTGGGCTATTCCTGAACCCAGTAACCTATACGTGCGCAATACCTGGACGGACGTGGAACAGATCGTCCGGATTCTATCGTAAAAGTCTACTGCAACCAACAACGCATCTGATGCATGGCTGGAGAGCTACGAAACAAGCGTGTATGGCTCGGTATACAGAAGCAATGAGATTGGTTAAGCAGTAACAGCACCATTAGTCTGACCATGAATAGCTCCCCTAGTAAACGTTGAGCACGAGTTCCCTCAGTCGTAATCTAGATAGGTCGCAAAACGCTTGTCAATACGCCGTTGCCCAATCTGCGCCTGTTCGAGTTGCCGGAGGTAGAGCGTTATCTGTAATTCAAGACGGACACAGCAAGACTCCCAATGGGGCGTGTGGGGGAGATCTCGAATACGACTATTCGTGTCGTCGATGGCTAGTTCAAGCCAATCGATTCGGGTCTGGTATGTAGCGTGCAATAGCCGGGAAAAACCAGTGAGCAGCCGGTTATGAGCCGATTTTAGACTAATCGGCTTATTCAGAAGAGCTTGCCAGTCGTGCTCCAGATTCTTAATATGCGTTCCAACTGGCTCACCGTCGAAAGCCTCGACGGGCAATGGCGTGCGCTGACCATTATCGATCAGATCAACACTGATCAACACATCCCCGGTTGCGGTAATCGTACCAAGTACATCAAAAGCAGCTTCCAGTTCAGGAACGTGACAGAAAAAGGGTCGAAAATTACCCTCCCTGTCCATGGTGACAGACAATAAGAACATACCCGTAGAAAATTAAACAAGTTGTAGCGTATACGCCTAACGGTTCAGCTATGTTTAGTAAGCAGTAGCAGATCGTGAGCCAAAGGAGCCTCCACAGTACTCACTGCTAACGAACTTAAAACCCATAGTGGGTTGGCGGCAACGTAGCCGTCTCCCACCAGTACGTGCGCAGATCCCGGAAAAGAGTTAGCCAGTCCGTAAACTCAATGGGCTTAACCACATAAGCCGAAGCACCCAGTTGATAAGCCTGACCAATATCAGCCCGGTCGGTCGAGACAGTTAGCACCACAACCGGAATTTTACCGATTGCCGTTGAGGTCGCTTTGATCTGTTTAAGCAACTCCCACCCATCGGAACTCGCCGGCAAGTAGAGATCCATCAAAATCAGTTTGGGGTATTCCCATTCTTGATAGTGCCAGCTCTCGATTAGCGCTACTGTCTGCGTCAGGTTGGCTGTCCGCTGAGCGGTTACTCCACTCATACAGTGACTCATTGCCTGTTGGATGAGTAGCCATTGATCGTCGTTATCCTCGATGACGAGTACTTTAGCGTTCCTGAGATTAGCTTTACTGGGGGTAAGTGTATTTGGCATGAGTACGGGGAGGATTAGTAGGCTTATCCCTCTCGCGAAGAGCCAGGCTGAAGGGATGAAGGCGTACTACCAACACGATCGGAATGTGAATCCTTGGATGTAGTGCGGGAGGCCAGGCTAAGACGTGCAGAAGGCAGTCACGAGGTGTCCAATCCGCGCGCTTATCGGCTAAGGCAACGGCAGGGCAGAGATCGTACATAGTAAAGGTAAGCTACTTCAGTTGAAAACAAACCCAAATAGCTGTTTTTATCGACGCGTAGTCAACCCAGATAAGCAACGGCTATACATGGATAGGTTGATCCATGTAGCCCAATGGCAGCACCAATCCAGCTGATAAACGTCAACGAGCCTGACCGAATAGAAGGAATCTGTTGAATGACTCATAGTTATAAGGCACCTACATTGACAACTTGCGTCCAGGAGTAGACTAGTGATCTACCAAAGAAAATAATAGCGGGTTTGGTTGGGCCAAGCTCCAGTTTGGCCCAACCTGTCTGCTGGTCAAATTTACGCTCCGAATTAAATGGATAAAGCATTAGCGGCATCTTCCCGTGTTTGCTTTGCTTTCATCAGAGAATAGAAGGATTCATTGACCGGGCCATCCTCATGGCGGACTGATCAATTATAAACGTAGCTAATCAGCAGTCCTAATGCCTTTACTGACAATCTGTTATTCTCGTTATTGGGCCAGCTTCAGTTGAGCACCGGTCAGGAACGAAACCCGCCCACCAGTCTGATAGACGATCTTGGTTGCCAAAGCCGTAACCCCAGCGCCAACCGTGACGACATGGCCAACCTGTACCTGGTCGGTTGCGGTTGGTACCCGGTTGCAGGACCAGGTATCCGGGCTGGTCCAGTTGCCGTTCCGAACGGTTGTCATCACGGTACAGGGTGGCGATGAAGATTGAATCCATAGCCCATAATCCTCCATCTGGCCAGCGCCATATTGTGCACTGCCTGTAAGGGCGCATGGCGTTCCGGCTGAGCTGGGACTATCGGCCATCACCCGAATCCGTAGCAGCGTGTTGACCGTTGCCGTTTGCGGAATAGCTACCACCGCCGTCGCGCTGTTTGCCGAACTGGTTAGTACCTGTTCGCCCGCGTCGGTGAATACGCCATTCCCGTTGTAATCAATCCAGACCCGTAGCTGGTGGCTGTTGGTAAAGATTCCTTTCACCGAAACGGTATAGCTACTGCCTGCCGTAACGGTGGTCTGCGTCACGCACGATAGATCGAGGTAGTTGTACCCATCACTACTGGATGTGGACGATTGATTGTCGATCGTGTTAAATCGGAAGTTTTCCGTACCATAATAAATACTCTGTCCACCCGATACCGCCACGGAACAGGAAGCGACCGGGCTGGGTCCGGGACAGCCTGCACCCGCCGGGTCAATAGCGACAACCGTGTATGAGTAGGGGGGCTGGGTAACCCCGTTTAGGACGACACCCGATACCGTTACCCGAAACGATTTGTCAGCAGATCCATTCCAGGCCAGATCGGTAGCCGCATTGTCCAGATTCCAGACAAGCGTGTTGTCGCCAGCACCATTGGAAACCGGATGGGTCGTCAGGGCAAGCGGTGTTCCCGTCTGATCTTGTACCGTTACCGAAGCCGACGAGAACGTTGCGCCCGGAATGCTGAACGACCAGCGAGGGGGAATCAGGGTCCGGGGTACAAAACCGGCGGGGGGGAAGGCAACATACGCGGGCAGCGAAACGGGCGTGACGAAGAGATTAAACACCCACAGGGCGTCGCTGAACCCAAAGCCGTTAGAATTAGTCCGGGCGCTACCGTGACCAAAACTGGCTGCACGCGAGTAGAGAATCCAGCGTCTGTGGCCAGCGATCTCATTGCCATTGCCGTTGTCGTCCATGAATTGTTTGACAGCCTGGCTGGAATGACTGCCTAGTGCCAAGTTGGAGTTGGCCGCTCCATTATAGCCCTGGGGTGTGTAACAGAGCCAGGTAGAAGGCGGAGCATGACTCAGATTATTGTTGGCAGCCATGATCAGGGCAGCCGCCTGCGTATCGGTATTGCGGCTGGGGTCGAACGTCATGTTGTCGGGTAAGCCCACCAGTCGACGGTAGTAGTTGATCCGCTGAAGGGTACGATCCTGAGCTAGTTGGGAGATCATGCCCGGCACGCATCCGGAAAGATTCCCGGTCCAGTTGAGCTGGTTATCGCTCACGGCAGAACCAATATAATTCTGGTAATAGTCAGCGATCACGGCCGTGCGGCTCCAGGGATCGGTGACTGCGTTGACTACTACATCGCCGGGGTTTGCCAGTGAATCGGTTATGGGATGGGTATATCGAGGTGCTTCGTTGAGCGTGTCA
Coding sequences:
- a CDS encoding ParA family protein — translated: MTRIMTKKPIVLAFANNKGGTGKTTVALNVAAGLARIGKDVLMIDLDSQANLSIWAGFRNVKKHVGHLLMDDMEWQEVLLEGKIENEYGSVRLDLLPSARTMLRAEAVINANAILMFALRNALNEHGHSYDYIIVDCPPSLGALTVNALVAADYYIVPMQGENFAYIGLDEMLIAVSKLRRDAGAQVQLLGVLKNKFSQHTVFGREISEALEKKNINVFKTQIRQNTSLMECTALSQSIFDYKPKSNGAIDFSALVEEIIHNVEKNQSQSPTLIQQ
- a CDS encoding SusC/RagA family TonB-linked outer membrane protein — its product is MKRYSMTLSRLLICLLLVGSVVPSSSAHAAGRVTRWFLIHAARLTGTVTDEQNQPIPGVNIVEKQTRKGTVTDATGQFTLDVNPGSTLVFSSVGFATQELVVGSQQTLTVRLREDVNQLNEVVAVGYQTLRKSDVTGAIANVKARELNVTAPTLGQALVGKLAGVQVSQTGGAPYNTTKIRVRGIGSINASSDPLYVIDGFPAGNDVFINPNDIESIDILKDAASAAIYGSRASGGVVIITTKRGKDGKGKFDYEYQYGVNQLAKKVDLLDANGFAQLMIDGRNNAYRDLVQNSGKTWADAMFSDDNATRIAKVGNASSVSIPTDIYDFANQKLITPKYNTDWQNALYRNAPMSRHNLTFSGGNNGLRYLISGSYQNQQGIIVATSQERVNFRANIDGEISKKFKVGASLFVTSNKNREVQEGRFNQGPILGALIMPPTFRAYDDNGNLVKNEVAAQQPVYGYQTIENPVALAMETNINRRGLRGTYNGTASYEIIPGLVAKANLGLQTYSEKYEYYLPTSLSNGNNPPYSPQAIAAATATALTLNTQNVLAEFTATYTKQLGKHSLNGLVGYTAQKTNLDQISVSAQGFQNDAVQEITAKGADPTNFFQSNTTSSVGFSGTGKQEETLLSYLARAEYNYDGRYYLTAAFRTDGSSRFGPANRWGNFPSLSGGWTISNEPFYTDWLGAASTLKLRGSWGLTGNYNIPLYGYQQTMASPTGAVFGSGTIQTAFYSGALKDQKLGWESTSQFNVGLDVGLFNNRLLLIANGYLSNSYNLLFNQPVSAISGATSILTNLRNSKIQNKGIEFQADGRVLSTQDVKLNLSGNISFNRNKVLNMGGANTILVAGAERSYITHITQEGQPVGMFYGFKVVGMVRQKDVDNIAADNAVYNAATQSFPAGYVLKGPARSTASTNPLRPGDLIFQDVNGDGVVTDADKQVIGTPYPKFTYGFSLNASYKAFDANASFNGSYGSQVLDGQDYYVYNMEGSGNQYANVVNRYRSEDQPGDGQVYRASRGGTQSNSTRLSSFYLQNGSYLRCTNITLGYNLPVAKLTKAKVSALRLYVNVNNAFTLTKYKGYNPEVDYNNGANLSPGVDYGKYPLARGYNIGAKLSF
- a CDS encoding RagB/SusD family nutrient uptake outer membrane protein, which produces MKHIPLTRFIPALLLVLLGACRQDFLVENNPNAIITADYYKTENDVLLALNGVYQALRDNSGVAENSGLYSEERSDNTGRNDNQSNAGEPFQFNAFAILPSNSYLQTHWNSLYQTITRANYVLAGSETVTYTKAETKLQYQAEAKFIRALIYFNLVRKWGDVPLVTKPLTTTEEAAANTFREKKEKVYEQIVADLTDVINSPLPDIQSAANKGRVSKVAGNALLGQVYLTMATTLDQANRNANLAQAKTFLTNAYNKRTFGQLKEIAYADVFDVSKKTTNPEAIFQIVYKQGDINYASSIAFNNQAQGETINSLRTTTGVGGNVTPDLVKDYEDGDIRKDFSIKYANAAVVKDYFITKYRDASSTAGTSGYGGNEWLLIRYADVILMLAEVNLYLGDEATAIGFLDQVRDRAKLPLYSVAKTNSAYSAKYPTLKLAILHERRVELAFENQRWFDLLRFFTPTELVTYIRSKSQADFGVAQLTNFGTKDYYYPIPFNEVKLNPTGMYQNPGY
- a CDS encoding CYTH domain-containing protein; this encodes MGIEIERKFLVKGEEWKKQSEGQLYQQGYLSTHPDRTVRVRTVEDRAYLTIKGRTVGANRTEYEYPIPYADAQSMLDHLCQSPIIRKVRYRVFYEGLVWEVDEFQEENQGLVVAEVELADEQQTVAFPDWIDQEVTSDEKYYNANLLNYPFSQWDQ
- a CDS encoding CHAD domain-containing protein; the protein is MGYVFERQESIAANINRILTEEVKAALDALDKPGQVAPETIHSIRKRIKKIRALFRLVRSELNEKDFKRANKHYRAIGKQLSSLRDATVMIKTLDKLRQAQPTCLSAQLFGSLRKALIGQQEQAANAFYNDATQIDRVSSAFKQASQRVRGLSRHHTGFRLMAPNLKRTYRRARQALKEAIHEPSIDHFHELRKEVKTLWYHTRLLQPIWPGLFKAYAHELGRLGELLGDDHDFGVLAQLIESDRLVLRNEQSKKTLLQALQQERTQLQTQIHPLANRLLAEKAGEFVRRFRLHWKIWQAEARQEIVD
- a CDS encoding response regulator gives rise to the protein MPNTLTPSKANLRNAKVLVIEDNDDQWLLIQQAMSHCMSGVTAQRTANLTQTVALIESWHYQEWEYPKLILMDLYLPASSDGWELLKQIKATSTAIGKIPVVVLTVSTDRADIGQAYQLGASAYVVKPIEFTDWLTLFRDLRTYWWETATLPPTHYGF